From a single Emys orbicularis isolate rEmyOrb1 chromosome 21 unlocalized genomic scaffold, rEmyOrb1.hap1 SUPER_21_unloc_8, whole genome shotgun sequence genomic region:
- the HNRNPUL1 gene encoding heterogeneous nuclear ribonucleoprotein U-like protein 1, whose translation MDVRRLRVNELKEELGRRGLDTRGLKAELAERLQAALEAEEARRGPGAGGGDQAPDGHYGVDNNTHQNDPQGYQSFEHCNIKQENESKYERRSLDHERPVLHSEMKTEVKQEEPAPGYNVPAPGYNMPASGYNAPSYNAPSSGYNTSSYGAPSSGYSAPTPGYNAPDPSQPRQQQQPQGRKRPYEEQRGRGYYEHREDKRGRSPQPPAEDDEEEFDETLVAIDTYNCDLHFKVARDRYSGYPLTIEGFAYLWSGARATYGVRHGRVCYEMKINEEISVKHLPSTEPDPHVVRIGWSLDSCSTQLGEEPFSYGYGGTGKKSSSCKFENYGETFSENDVIACLVDFECGEEVEMSFMKNGKWLGVAYRARKEALGGQALFPHVLVKNCAIEFNFGQREDTYFPVPPGFTFIQHVPLAERIRGTIGPKCKAECEILMMVGLPAAGKTTWAIKHAAANPAKKYNILGTNAIMDKMRVMGLRRQRNYAGRWDVLIQQATQCLNRLIQIAARKKRNYILDQTNVYGSAQRRKMRPFEGFQRKAIVICPTDEDLKDRTIKRTDEEGKDVPDHAVLEMKANFTLPEAGDFLDAVIYIELQRDEAETLVKQYNEEGKKAGPPPEKRFDNRGGGGGFRGRGGGFQRFDSRGGSGSPQGGSRGSFQNRGGSGGGFRGSGGGGSGGGGGSSGGGGGGFNRGSYTQNRWTSGTRDNNSSPRGSYSRNTQPQSSYSPARNQSSYKPPSSTPPTTSSTPSSYSQQQQQPSYPQPYTQASYTQGGGYTPNYNYGSYSGYSQSYTQPPPPTAQTYNQQNYNQYQQYAQQWSQYYQNQSQWPPYYGSYDYGSYSGSSQGGSSAQ comes from the exons ATGGACGTGCGGCGGCTGCGGGTGAACGAGCTGAAGGAGGAGCTGGGCCGGCGCGGCCTGGACACGCGCGGGCTGAAGGCCGAGCTGGCCGAGCGGCTGCAGGCGGCGCTGGAGGCCGAGGAGGCCCGGCGGGGGCCCGGGGCCGGCGGCGGGGACCAGGCGCCCGACGGACACT ATGGTGTCGACAACAATACTCATCAGAATGACCCCCAGGGTTATCAGTCCTTCGAGCACTGCAATATTAAACAGGAGAATGAATCCAAGTACGAGAGGAGATCTCTAGACCATGAGCGTCCGGTCTTACACTCAG AGATGAAGACAGAAGTAAAGCAAGAAGAACCAGCTCCTGGCTATAACGTGCCAGCTCCTGGCTATAACATGCCGGCTTCTGGCTACAATGCCCCTAGCTACAATGCACCCTCCTCTGGCTACAACACCTCCAGTTACGGTGCCCCCAGCTCTGGCTACAGCGCCCCCACTCCTGGCTACAATGCGCCTGATCCATCTCAgcccagacagcagcagcagccacagggcCGCAAGAGACCTTATGAAGAGCAGCGAGGGCGAGGGTATTACGAACACCGGGAAGATAAGAG GGGCCGATCGCCTCAGCCTCCTGCAGAAGACGACGAAGAAGAGTTTGATGAGACGCTAGTGGCCATTGATACAT ATAATTGCGACCTGCATTTCAAAGTCGCCAGGGACCGATACAGCGGCTACCCACTGACCATAGAAGGCTTTGCTTATCTGTGGTCAGGCGCCCGAGCTACCTACGGAGTGAGGCATGGGCGAGTCTGCTACGAGATGAAG ATCAATGAAGAAATCTCTGTAAAACACCTTCCTTCCACAGAACCTGATCCTCACGTCGTGCGCATTGGCTGGTCCCTGGACTCTTGCAGCACTCAGTTAG GGGAAGAGCCCTTTTCCTACGGTTACGGAGGCACCGGGAAGaaatccagcagctgcaaattcgaGAACTACGGCGAAACGTTCTCGGAGAACGACGTCATCGCCTGCCTTGTT GACTTtgagtgtggggaggaggtggagatgtCCTTCATGAAGAATGGGAAGTGGCTGGGCGTGGCTTATCGGGCACGAAAGGAAGCGCTGGGCGGCCAGGCGCTCTTCCCCCACGTCCTGGTGAAGAATTGCGCCATTGAGTTCAACTTTGGGCAGCGGGAAGACACCTACTTCCCCGTCCCCCCGGGCTTCACCTTCATTCAGCACGTTCCACTGGCCGAGCGCATCCGTGGGACCATAGGACCAAAGTGTAAAGCAGAGTGTGAG atcCTCATGATGGTGGGGTTACCTGCTGCTGGCAAGACCACATGGGCCATAAAACACGCGGCTGCCAATCCAGCGAAGAAATACAACATTCTGGGAACAAACGCCATCATGGATAAGATGAGG GTGATGGGACTTCGGCGCCAGCGGAACTACGCGGGCCGCTGGGACGTCCTCATCCAGCAAGCGACGCAGTGCCTGAACCGCCTGATCCAGATCGCCGCCCGGAAGAAACGCAACTACATCCTGGATCAG ACAAATGTTTATGGATCTGCCCAGAGACGAAAAATGCGTCCTTTTGAAGGTTTCCAACGCAAGGCTATTGTAATTTGTCCCACGGATGAGGATTTAAAAGATCGAACAATAAAGCGCACTGATGAGGAGGGGAAGGATGTGCCAGATCATGCAGTGTTAGAAATGAAAG CCAACTTCACGCTGCCGGAGGCTGGCGACTTCCTGGACGCGGTGATCTACatcgagctgcagcgggacgaggcGGAGACGCTGGTGAAGCAGTATAACGAGGAGGGCAAGAAAGCCGGGCCCCCGCCGGAGAAACGCTTCGACAaccggggcggcggcggcggcttcCGGGGCCGCGGTGGCGGCTTCCAGCGCTTCGACAGCCGCGGGGGTAGCGGCAGCCCGCAAGGAGGCAGTCGCGGCAGCTTCCAGAACCGAGGGGGCAGCGGAGGCGGCTtccggggcagcgggggagggggcagcggagGAGgtggcggcagcagcggaggaggaggaggag GCTTCAACCGGGGCAGCTACACCCAGAATCGCTGGACAAGCGGCACCAGAGACAACAACTCCAGCCCCCGGGGCAGCTACAGCCGGAACACCCAGCCGCAGAGCAGCTACAGCCCCGCTCGCAACCAAAGTAGCTACAAGCCTCCCAGCAGCACgccccccaccaccagcagcacccccagcagctacagtcagcagcagcagcag CCAAGTTACCCCCAGCCCTACACCCAGGCGAGCTACACCCAAGGAGGAGGGTACACTCCCAACTACAACTATGGAAGCTACAGTGGTTATAGCCAAAGCTACACCCAGCCTCCACCGCCGACAGCACAGACCTACAATCAGCAGAACTACAACCAGTACCAACAG TACGCCCAGCAGTGGAGCCAGTACTATCAGAACCAGAGCCAGTGGCCTCCATATTACGGCAGTTACGACTACGGGAGCTATTCGGGCAGCTCCCAGGGAGGCTCCAGCGCTCAGTGA